In Bacillus cytotoxicus NVH 391-98, the following are encoded in one genomic region:
- a CDS encoding helix-turn-helix domain-containing protein, translating into MYNQINKQDEGDKMMVLDTEKVKALRTQLGYSQSFVAENIGYRNKSIYCNLELGNRQPSITKLVRLAKLLNVTTEEILKESV; encoded by the coding sequence GTGTATAATCAAATTAACAAACAAGATGAAGGTGATAAAATGATGGTACTTGATACCGAAAAAGTTAAAGCCTTGAGGACACAACTTGGATATAGTCAAAGTTTTGTGGCTGAAAATATTGGCTATCGAAATAAATCTATCTATTGTAATTTGGAGCTAGGCAACAGGCAACCAAGTATTACAAAGCTAGTTAGGTTAGCCAAATTATTGAATGTAACAACTGAAGAAATTTTAAAGGAGTCAGTATAA
- a CDS encoding helix-turn-helix domain-containing protein, translating to MSDNIIGIRIKEIRVELLKMSQREFAEALNAKKTMISLYENGKRNPSRETVEKMSRLSGVSADYIMGLSEHKSLNSKDSRALKDDLKELMQQIDELNPRKREEIINMIKNEL from the coding sequence ATGAGTGATAATATAATTGGTATTCGAATTAAAGAAATACGTGTAGAACTTCTAAAAATGAGTCAACGTGAATTTGCAGAAGCTTTAAATGCAAAGAAAACAATGATATCTCTATATGAGAACGGTAAAAGAAATCCCTCCAGAGAAACAGTAGAAAAAATGTCGCGATTATCTGGAGTTTCTGCGGATTACATCATGGGATTATCTGAACATAAAAGTTTAAATTCAAAAGATTCAAGAGCTCTTAAAGATGATCTCAAAGAACTAATGCAACAGATCGACGAACTCAATCCGCGAAAACGAGAAGAAATAATCAATATGATTAAAAATGAGTTATAA
- a CDS encoding AimR family lysis-lysogeny pheromone receptor: protein MRDCINLEEIVPEKDITLTKLSKITHLSQSNLWKTINGQVPMNFSKLMKILVNTETEDQKMEIVQGFLKSTDKEADIRAAMYYTYLAGYTDILHSLLERDCRQSVTKHYKEIFKVGIERQSGNLRSKDFFKRLDDLRAKVNLNKVNINILVNLLSIYGYSDMGAYNLFVTMHDMIRDKLYEMPDGLEKTLINTELNILCAYAYLMQDEVENARNLLYEVLNIAEMPCLLKATAYSVLGESYIFTNVEKSIHYFKISLQELHKITNSKSLLKRKLVENTLAFCCIIRKIPVKSSYIHDIAEQALLKIFLNEHDAAAEMLYKIENRTAFQDLYLAVATKNSELRKKAYHRFLKDGNLFYIKIFDILK, encoded by the coding sequence ATGCGTGATTGTATAAACTTAGAGGAGATTGTACCTGAAAAAGACATTACTCTTACAAAACTTTCAAAAATAACTCATTTATCTCAATCAAACTTATGGAAAACAATAAATGGTCAAGTACCTATGAATTTTTCAAAGTTGATGAAAATTCTTGTGAATACAGAAACAGAAGATCAAAAAATGGAAATTGTTCAAGGATTTTTAAAATCTACAGATAAAGAAGCAGATATTAGAGCAGCGATGTACTACACATATTTGGCTGGATATACGGATATCTTGCATAGCCTACTTGAACGAGATTGTCGACAATCTGTCACGAAACATTATAAAGAAATTTTTAAAGTTGGAATTGAAAGGCAATCTGGGAATTTGCGTTCAAAAGACTTTTTTAAAAGACTAGATGATTTACGTGCAAAGGTTAATTTAAATAAAGTTAATATAAATATTTTAGTGAACTTGTTAAGTATTTACGGGTATTCAGATATGGGAGCTTATAATCTATTTGTAACTATGCACGATATGATTCGAGATAAGTTATATGAAATGCCAGATGGTTTAGAAAAAACATTAATTAATACAGAATTGAATATTTTATGTGCCTATGCGTACTTAATGCAAGATGAAGTAGAGAATGCAAGAAATTTATTATATGAGGTACTAAATATAGCCGAAATGCCTTGTCTGTTAAAGGCAACAGCCTACAGTGTTCTAGGGGAAAGTTATATTTTTACAAATGTAGAGAAATCTATTCATTATTTTAAAATTTCACTTCAAGAATTACATAAAATAACAAATAGCAAATCATTACTGAAAAGGAAATTAGTTGAGAATACACTAGCTTTCTGTTGTATAATTCGGAAAATTCCTGTAAAATCAAGTTATATTCATGATATAGCTGAACAAGCATTACTGAAAATTTTTTTAAATGAACATGACGCAGCAGCTGAAATGTTATACAAAATTGAGAATCGTACAGCTTTTCAAGATTTATATCTAGCTGTAGCTACTAAAAACTCTGAATTACGTAAAAAAGCTTATCATCGATTTTTGAAAGATGGTAATTTATTCTACATAAAAATATTTGATATTTTAAAATAA